The proteins below are encoded in one region of Kogia breviceps isolate mKogBre1 chromosome 8, mKogBre1 haplotype 1, whole genome shotgun sequence:
- the LOC131761571 gene encoding uncharacterized protein gives MASPAPDSCSSAASPTGGKRCDTKTASAGHLSLGWFILSMNPAHLGGGSWGGWGGGVRARPCPPPLGSAPHCTAATRSVATERKGEQGRGPSLPGDRAGHPPRGLERGRPSLHGWGRGVFQKPAKSPTHQGFPSRPGLPPERHGLHNLSVTKNGNVKWTIEGRDGMFYLRQSNVSESPQVQDPDLGESTAVTHRDDGEVSVVLCWQNLLETCPLELTRTPSSRMLGKALHVEASHRDTPL, from the exons GGAAAAGATGTGACACAAAGACAGCAAGTGCTGGGCACCTCTCCTTAGGATGGTTCATCCTCAGCATGAA CCCGGCGCACCTAGGGGGTGGGAGCTGGGGCGGCTGGGGAGGCGGGGTGCGCGCCCGGCCCTGCCCGCCGCCCCTCGGCTCCGCTCCGCACTGTACCGCAGCCACCCGCTCGGTCGCCACCGAGAGAAAGGGAGAGCAGGGTAGGGGGCCGTCTCTGCCCGGAGACCGCGCCGGGCACCCTCCGCGGGGACTGGAGCGGGGACGACCGAGCCTCcatgggtgggggcggggcgttTTCCAGAAACCGGCCAAAAGCCCCACCCATCAGGGGTTCCCCTCAAGACCCGGTCTACCCCCTGAAAGACACGGGTTACACAACCTGTCAG TCACAAAAAATGGTAATGTTAAATGGACCATTGAAGGCAGAGACGGAATGTTTTACCTGAGACAAAGTAATGTGTCAGAAAG TCCCCAGGTTCAAGATCCAGATCTTGGAGAGAGCACAGCAGTGACTCACAGAGATGATGGTGAAGTCTCCGTGGTACTGTGCTGGCAGAACTTGCTGGAAACCTGTCCTTTGGAACTTACTAGAACTCCATCATCTAGGATGCTGGGGAAAGCTCTTCATGTGGAGGCATCCCACCGAGACACTCCACTATGA